A region of Burkholderiales bacterium JOSHI_001 DNA encodes the following proteins:
- a CDS encoding response regulator (PFAM: Response regulator receiver domain; Bacterial regulatory proteins, luxR family~TIGRFAM: RNA polymerase sigma factor, sigma-70 family), whose protein sequence is MVYLVDDEDVVRDALAWLLRSRRLLSEGHASGDAFAAMLAQRGAGWPDAPSCLLLDVRMPGLSGLALFEQLLERQLTAVMPVIFLTGHGDVPTAVAAVKRGAFDFVEKPFSDNALVDRIEQALAASAAAIRLRRQRDQVRQTLSELTEREREVMRLVIEGRPNKLIADALDISVRTVEVHRARVFDKMRVRSAVELANLLREQGL, encoded by the coding sequence ATGGTGTACCTGGTGGACGACGAGGATGTGGTGCGCGACGCCCTGGCCTGGCTGCTGCGCTCGCGCCGCCTGCTGTCCGAAGGCCACGCCAGCGGCGACGCCTTTGCCGCCATGCTGGCCCAGCGCGGTGCCGGCTGGCCCGACGCGCCCAGTTGCCTGCTGCTGGACGTGCGCATGCCGGGCCTCAGCGGCCTGGCGCTGTTCGAGCAGCTGCTGGAGCGCCAGCTCACCGCGGTGATGCCGGTGATCTTCCTCACCGGCCATGGCGATGTGCCCACCGCGGTGGCGGCGGTCAAGCGCGGCGCGTTTGACTTCGTGGAGAAGCCATTTTCCGACAACGCGCTGGTGGACCGCATTGAGCAGGCCCTGGCCGCCAGCGCGGCGGCCATCCGCCTGAGGCGCCAGCGCGACCAGGTGCGCCAGACCTTGTCCGAGCTGACCGAGCGCGAACGCGAGGTGATGCGCCTGGTCATCGAGGGGCGACCCAACAAGCTGATCGCCGACGCGCTGGACATCAGCGTGCGCACGGTGGAGGTGCACCGCGCCCGTGTGTTCGACAAGATGCGGGTGCGCTCGGCCGTGGAGCTGGCCAACCTGTTGCGCGAGCAAGGCCTGTGA
- a CDS encoding PAS domain S-box (PFAM: Histidine kinase-, DNA gyrase B-, and HSP90-like ATPase; His Kinase A (phosphoacceptor) domain; PAS fold~TIGRFAM: PAS domain S-box) gives MRPMRMDSLSASFGRRTRRLPRWVLWGALVALLVVAQTLLVFLTADYEAGRAQERAEEAATVVAGEMRRQVQRLQGALQPLQTAELDDATWRAQAADLLRGRHHLARLERRANARQVALAVDSPLRRPLFAQMPRDQINLESELACTAAQRGAAPMYSRSYFVPQPGGLGQEVVDLCMPVLAAGQPQGFVVATLLLSSLLEDALGAPLERQFEVSFVEGDGTRLARAGIARGAGVYVAMRLVDLDGGALQLRTDAVEGSPRLIPNLATALVLGLSALLFGVVLLLARDVRRRERAESALADALAFRKAMEDSLVTGLRARDMAGRVTYANPAFRAMTGFAIHELSATDPPPYWPPERVEAHRSRQAERQAAGREAPREGYESEFMRKNGERFPVMVYDAPLLDAQGRQTGWMSAIVDLTHQRRVEDLSRQQQERLNATARLATMGEMASLLSHELNQPLAAIASYANGSVNLLADPDAATPGLLKQALSRIAEQAERAGRVIKSVHGFVRRREQHREAVRVDDLVQAVLPLARLQARKSGTRLELVVDEPDIRVLADRTMVEQVLLNLMRNGIQAMEVDVPHEQRVLRLAIARVHPRWMAFSVRDHGAGIAPEVAQRLFTPFFTTRSEGMGLGLSLCRTVVEQHGGALDFESHPRAADGSGGGAEFRFTLPLADAPVRPADAPDAPATTESMR, from the coding sequence ATGCGCCCCATGAGGATGGACAGCCTGTCTGCCAGCTTTGGCCGCCGCACGCGCCGCTTGCCGCGCTGGGTGCTGTGGGGCGCGCTGGTGGCTTTGCTGGTGGTGGCGCAGACGCTGCTGGTCTTTCTGACGGCGGACTACGAGGCCGGCCGCGCGCAAGAACGTGCGGAAGAAGCGGCGACCGTCGTGGCCGGTGAAATGCGGCGCCAGGTGCAGCGTCTGCAAGGGGCGCTGCAACCACTGCAGACCGCCGAGCTGGACGACGCGACCTGGCGGGCCCAGGCCGCCGACCTGCTGCGCGGCCGCCACCACCTGGCCCGGCTGGAGCGGCGCGCCAATGCCCGCCAGGTGGCCCTGGCGGTGGATTCACCACTGCGGCGGCCGCTGTTCGCGCAGATGCCGCGCGATCAGATCAACCTGGAGTCCGAGCTCGCCTGCACCGCGGCCCAGCGCGGCGCGGCGCCGATGTATTCGCGCAGCTATTTCGTGCCGCAACCCGGCGGCCTGGGCCAGGAGGTGGTGGACCTGTGCATGCCGGTGCTGGCGGCCGGCCAGCCGCAGGGCTTTGTGGTGGCCACGCTGCTGCTGTCCAGCCTGCTGGAGGACGCGCTCGGGGCGCCGCTGGAGCGCCAGTTCGAGGTGAGCTTCGTCGAAGGCGACGGCACCCGCCTGGCGCGCGCCGGCATTGCCCGCGGCGCCGGCGTGTACGTGGCCATGCGCCTGGTGGACCTGGACGGCGGCGCCCTGCAGTTGCGCACCGACGCGGTGGAAGGCAGCCCGCGCCTGATTCCCAACCTGGCCACCGCGCTGGTGCTGGGCTTGTCGGCCTTGCTGTTTGGCGTGGTGCTGCTGCTGGCGCGCGATGTGCGCCGGCGCGAACGGGCTGAGTCCGCCCTGGCCGACGCGCTGGCCTTTCGCAAGGCGATGGAAGACTCCCTCGTCACCGGGCTGCGCGCGCGCGACATGGCAGGCCGTGTCACCTACGCCAACCCGGCCTTCCGCGCGATGACCGGTTTCGCCATCCACGAGCTTTCCGCCACCGACCCGCCGCCCTACTGGCCGCCCGAGCGGGTGGAAGCGCACCGCAGCCGCCAGGCCGAACGCCAGGCCGCTGGCCGCGAGGCCCCGCGTGAAGGCTATGAATCGGAGTTCATGCGCAAGAACGGCGAGCGCTTCCCGGTGATGGTCTACGACGCCCCGCTGCTGGACGCGCAGGGCCGCCAGACCGGCTGGATGAGCGCCATCGTGGACCTGACGCACCAGCGCCGGGTGGAAGACCTGTCGCGCCAGCAGCAGGAACGGCTGAACGCCACCGCGCGCCTGGCCACCATGGGTGAAATGGCCTCGTTGCTGTCCCACGAACTGAACCAGCCGCTGGCCGCGATCGCCAGCTACGCCAACGGCTCGGTGAACCTGCTGGCCGATCCTGACGCGGCCACCCCGGGGTTGCTGAAACAGGCGCTGTCGCGCATTGCCGAGCAGGCCGAACGCGCCGGGCGCGTCATCAAGAGCGTGCACGGCTTCGTGCGCCGGCGCGAGCAGCACCGCGAGGCGGTGCGGGTGGACGATCTGGTGCAGGCCGTGCTGCCCTTGGCACGCCTGCAGGCGCGCAAGAGCGGCACCCGGCTGGAGTTGGTGGTGGACGAACCCGACATCCGCGTCTTGGCCGACCGCACCATGGTGGAGCAGGTGCTGCTGAACCTGATGCGCAACGGCATCCAGGCCATGGAGGTGGATGTGCCGCATGAACAGCGCGTGCTGCGCCTGGCCATCGCCCGCGTGCACCCACGCTGGATGGCCTTTTCGGTGCGCGACCATGGCGCCGGCATCGCCCCGGAAGTGGCGCAGCGCCTGTTCACGCCCTTCTTCACCACCCGCAGCGAAGGCATGGGCCTGGGCCTGTCGCTGTGCCGCACCGTGGTGGAACAGCACGGCGGCGCGCTGGACTTCGAATCGCACCCCCGCGCGGCCGATGGGTCTGGCGGTGGCGCCGAGTTCCGGTTTACGCTGCCGCTGGCCGATGCGCCCGTGCGGCCGGCCGATGCGCCCGACGCGCCCGCCACCACCGAAAGCATGCGATGA
- a CDS encoding malic enzyme (PFAM: Malic enzyme, NAD binding domain; Phosphate acetyl/butaryl transferase; Malic enzyme, N-terminal domain; Malate dehydrogenase enzyme) yields MPSAEEKAVELRRAALEYHEFPTPGKVAIAATKQLINQRDLALAYSPGVAAACEEIVADPANAFRYTSRGNLVAVVTNGTAVLGLGDIGPLASKPVMEGKAVLFKKFAGIDVFDLEIQEKNLDKLVDVIAALEPTFGGINLEDIKAPDCFYVERKLRERLKIPVFHDDQHGTAIVVGAALMNGLKVVGKSIKEVKLVTSGAGAAALACLGLLIKMGLPRKNIWVTDLAGVVYEGRKELMDPDKAEFAQPTDARSLAEVMAGADIFLGLSAGGVLKPAMVKSMAAKPLIFALANPTPEILPEQVKEVRDDAIMATGRTDYPNQVNNVLCFPYIFRGALDSGATTITDEMEIAAVHAIAELAQAEQDDAVAAAYAGATLSFGPEYLIPKPFDPRLMMKIAPAVAQAAAESGVALRPVTDMAAYRDKLQTFVYASGTTMKPIFAVAKRAKRRDIAFAEGEDRRVLRAVQVVVDEGLARPWLVGRQSVIENRIEQLGLRLQAGRDVEIVNIDNDKRYRDYWQTYHRLTERKGVTEQFAKIEMRRRLTLISSMLLYKGEVHGMICGTWGSTAQHLTHIDQIIGPREGVKTYACMNGLVLPDRQVFLVDTHVNYDPTAEQLCEITIMAAEEMRRFGLTPKAALLSHSNFGSSNQPSAVKMRDALALIRQRAPWLEIDGEMHGDLALDAAARTELMPRGTLTGEANLLVLPNIDAANIAYNLLKVAAGGGIAIGPVLLGAAKPVHILTPSATVRRIVNMTALTVADANATR; encoded by the coding sequence ATGCCCTCCGCCGAAGAAAAAGCCGTTGAACTGCGCCGCGCCGCGCTGGAATACCACGAGTTCCCGACCCCGGGCAAGGTGGCCATCGCCGCGACCAAGCAGTTGATCAACCAGCGCGACCTGGCCCTGGCCTACAGCCCCGGCGTGGCCGCGGCCTGCGAAGAAATCGTGGCCGATCCGGCCAACGCCTTCCGCTACACATCACGCGGCAACCTCGTGGCCGTGGTCACCAACGGCACCGCCGTGCTGGGCCTGGGCGACATCGGCCCGCTGGCCAGCAAGCCGGTGATGGAAGGCAAGGCGGTGCTGTTCAAGAAGTTCGCCGGCATCGACGTCTTCGACCTCGAAATCCAGGAGAAGAACCTGGACAAGCTGGTGGACGTGATCGCCGCGCTGGAGCCCACCTTCGGCGGCATCAACCTGGAAGACATCAAGGCGCCGGACTGCTTCTACGTGGAACGCAAGCTGCGCGAGCGGCTGAAGATCCCCGTCTTCCACGACGACCAGCACGGCACCGCCATCGTGGTGGGCGCCGCGCTGATGAACGGGCTGAAGGTGGTGGGCAAGAGCATCAAAGAGGTGAAGCTGGTCACCTCCGGCGCCGGCGCCGCAGCGCTGGCCTGCCTGGGCCTGCTGATCAAGATGGGCCTGCCGCGCAAGAACATCTGGGTCACCGACCTGGCCGGCGTGGTCTACGAGGGCCGCAAGGAACTGATGGACCCGGACAAGGCCGAGTTCGCCCAGCCCACCGACGCGCGCAGCCTGGCCGAGGTGATGGCGGGTGCCGACATCTTCCTGGGCCTGTCGGCCGGCGGCGTGCTGAAGCCCGCGATGGTGAAGTCCATGGCCGCCAAGCCGCTGATCTTCGCGCTGGCCAACCCCACGCCCGAGATCCTGCCCGAGCAGGTGAAGGAAGTGCGCGACGACGCCATCATGGCCACCGGCCGCACCGACTACCCGAACCAGGTCAACAACGTCCTGTGTTTCCCCTACATCTTCCGCGGCGCGCTGGATTCAGGTGCCACCACCATCACCGACGAAATGGAAATCGCGGCGGTGCACGCGATTGCCGAACTGGCCCAGGCCGAGCAGGACGACGCGGTGGCCGCGGCCTACGCCGGCGCCACGCTGAGCTTCGGCCCCGAGTACCTGATTCCCAAGCCCTTTGACCCGCGGCTGATGATGAAGATTGCGCCCGCGGTGGCCCAGGCCGCGGCGGAGAGCGGCGTGGCCCTGCGCCCGGTGACCGACATGGCCGCCTACCGCGACAAGCTGCAGACCTTCGTCTACGCGTCCGGCACCACGATGAAGCCCATCTTCGCGGTGGCCAAGCGCGCCAAGCGGCGCGACATCGCCTTTGCCGAAGGCGAAGACCGGCGCGTGCTGCGCGCGGTGCAGGTGGTGGTGGACGAAGGCCTGGCCCGGCCCTGGCTGGTGGGGCGGCAGTCGGTGATCGAAAACCGCATCGAACAACTCGGCCTGCGCCTGCAGGCCGGGCGCGATGTCGAGATCGTGAACATCGACAACGACAAGCGCTACCGCGACTACTGGCAGACCTACCACCGCCTGACCGAGCGCAAGGGCGTGACCGAACAGTTCGCCAAGATCGAGATGCGCCGGCGCCTGACCCTGATCTCGTCCATGCTGCTGTACAAGGGCGAGGTGCACGGCATGATCTGCGGCACCTGGGGCTCCACCGCCCAGCACCTGACCCACATCGACCAGATCATCGGCCCGCGCGAAGGCGTGAAAACCTATGCCTGCATGAACGGGCTGGTGCTGCCCGACCGGCAGGTGTTCCTGGTGGACACCCACGTCAACTACGACCCCACGGCCGAGCAGCTGTGCGAGATCACCATCATGGCGGCCGAGGAAATGCGCCGCTTCGGCCTGACGCCCAAGGCCGCGCTGCTGTCGCACAGCAACTTCGGCAGCAGCAACCAGCCGTCGGCGGTGAAGATGCGCGATGCGCTGGCGCTGATCCGGCAGCGTGCGCCCTGGCTGGAAATCGACGGCGAGATGCACGGCGACCTGGCGCTGGACGCCGCCGCGCGGACCGAACTGATGCCCCGTGGCACCCTGACCGGCGAAGCCAACCTGCTGGTGCTGCCCAACATCGACGCCGCCAACATCGCCTACAACCTGCTGAAGGTGGCCGCCGGCGGCGGCATCGCCATCGGCCCGGTGCTGCTGGGCGCGGCCAAGCCGGTGCACATCCTCACGCCCTCGGCCACGGTGCGGCGCATTGTCAACATGACGGCGCTGACCGTGGCGGACGCGAACGCCACGCGCTGA
- a CDS encoding guanyl-specific ribonuclease Sa (PFAM: ribonuclease), protein MNWVGFSSSLGSVRKLGLAALIAVSALQGQPAVARGTAGEATVSLAQLPAEAQRTEQLVRAGGPFPYAKDGVVFGNRERLLPRRERGYYREYTVPTPGARNRGARRLVCGGSPPTNPETCYYTDDHYASFRRIAP, encoded by the coding sequence GTGAATTGGGTCGGTTTTTCTTCGTCGCTCGGGTCTGTACGCAAGTTAGGGCTCGCTGCGCTGATTGCCGTCTCCGCGTTGCAGGGCCAGCCGGCCGTGGCGCGGGGAACCGCAGGCGAAGCCACGGTGTCGTTGGCCCAGCTGCCGGCAGAGGCCCAACGCACCGAGCAGCTGGTTCGCGCCGGCGGGCCGTTCCCGTACGCCAAGGATGGCGTCGTGTTCGGCAACCGCGAGCGACTGCTGCCCCGGCGCGAACGCGGGTACTACCGTGAGTACACCGTGCCCACGCCAGGTGCACGCAATCGCGGTGCCAGGCGTTTGGTGTGCGGCGGCAGTCCCCCGACGAACCCCGAAACTTGTTACTACACCGACGATCACTACGCGAGCTTTCGCCGCATCGCCCCGTGA
- a CDS encoding Barstar, RNAse (barnase) inhibitor (PFAM: Barstar (barnase inhibitor)), translated as MLLQTIRPNIVQAIRAYRVEDLMQAAEASGQHFLYANLSSAQVKQDVLDKIAESFLFPLHFGKNLDALYDCMTDLVHKAGAQPGFVVVLEQLPDNPRFDREAREQLLDVFRDAADFWAERRIAFRCFYSFSVARGAEPGTWTAEPAPAAPADKPVARNLPKNGTNPNFGMNMPMMSSAFDTAMWLTAA; from the coding sequence ATGCTGTTGCAGACCATTCGCCCGAACATTGTTCAAGCCATCCGCGCCTACCGGGTCGAAGACCTGATGCAGGCGGCCGAAGCCTCAGGCCAGCATTTCCTGTACGCCAACCTGTCCAGTGCGCAGGTCAAGCAGGACGTGCTGGACAAGATTGCCGAGTCCTTCCTGTTCCCGCTGCACTTCGGCAAGAACCTGGACGCCCTGTACGACTGCATGACCGACCTGGTGCACAAGGCCGGGGCCCAGCCGGGCTTTGTGGTGGTGCTGGAGCAGTTGCCCGACAACCCGCGCTTCGACCGCGAAGCCCGCGAGCAGTTGCTGGACGTGTTCCGCGACGCGGCCGACTTCTGGGCCGAGCGCCGCATCGCCTTCCGCTGCTTCTATTCCTTCTCGGTCGCCCGTGGCGCCGAACCCGGTACCTGGACCGCCGAGCCGGCCCCGGCGGCCCCGGCCGACAAGCCGGTAGCGCGCAACCTGCCCAAGAACGGCACCAACCCGAACTTCGGCATGAACATGCCCATGATGAGCAGCGCCTTCGACACGGCGATGTGGCTGACGGCGGCCTGA
- a CDS encoding dimethyladenosine transferase (PFAM: Ribosomal RNA adenine dimethylase~TIGRFAM: dimethyladenosine transferase): MKARPRSGATRPTDLHTARKRFGQHFLVDEVLIDAIVREIDPQPAQALVEIGPGLGALTNALLPRCERLTVIELDRDLAVRWRQNPRVAVVEADVLTVDFAGLADAAGQPLRVVGNLPYNISTPILFHLLAVADRVRDQHFMLQKEVVDRMAAAPGCKDFGRLSVMLQWRYRIEHVLDVPPEAFDPPPRVDSAVVRMQPIAPPAGLDEKLLGELVTSAFSQRRKLLRHSLGRWLEARGAEVTFDLQRRAEEVPVQEYVDLAQALQE, from the coding sequence GTGAAAGCCCGTCCCAGGTCGGGGGCCACCCGCCCTACCGACTTGCACACCGCGCGCAAACGCTTTGGCCAGCACTTCCTGGTCGATGAGGTGCTGATCGACGCCATCGTGCGTGAGATCGACCCTCAACCGGCGCAGGCCCTGGTGGAAATCGGTCCCGGCCTGGGCGCCTTGACGAATGCGCTGCTGCCGCGCTGCGAGCGCCTGACCGTCATCGAACTGGACCGTGACCTGGCCGTGCGCTGGCGCCAGAACCCCCGGGTGGCGGTGGTCGAAGCCGATGTGCTGACGGTGGATTTCGCTGGCTTGGCCGACGCCGCCGGCCAGCCGCTGCGGGTGGTGGGCAACCTGCCCTACAACATCTCCACGCCCATCCTGTTTCACCTGCTGGCGGTGGCCGACCGGGTGCGCGACCAGCACTTCATGCTGCAAAAGGAGGTGGTGGACCGCATGGCCGCCGCGCCCGGCTGCAAGGATTTCGGCCGACTGTCGGTGATGCTGCAGTGGCGCTACCGCATCGAACACGTGCTGGACGTGCCGCCCGAAGCGTTCGACCCGCCCCCGCGGGTGGATTCGGCGGTGGTGCGCATGCAGCCCATCGCACCGCCAGCCGGGCTGGACGAAAAGCTGCTGGGCGAACTGGTCACGTCCGCGTTCTCGCAGCGCCGCAAGCTGCTTCGCCACAGCCTGGGCCGCTGGCTGGAAGCGCGCGGCGCTGAGGTGACCTTCGACCTGCAGCGCCGCGCCGAAGAGGTGCCGGTGCAAGAGTACGTGGACCTGGCGCAGGCGCTCCAGGAATGA
- a CDS encoding parvulin-like peptidyl-prolyl isomerase (PFAM: SurA N-terminal domain; PPIC-type PPIASE domain), with amino-acid sequence MTDLHRFPRTLLGLLLALALAAPALAQPAPRSAPRDGDHIVAVVNSELVTSNEVEQRLARARDEARRSGQRLPADEELRQQVLDSLIDERVQVTYAREAGSKVDEAELDRAVAGVATQNQLSVAQLRQRLASEGMDYARFRNNLRDQLLIERVRDRELQSRIRISDADVEAFIARQRGDAAVDEELNIAQILVTVPEGANVTQQADLRARAEQALGRVRSGEEFAKVAATVSEDGNRAQGGEIGLRSTSRLPDLFVNTVRGLQPGQVYPEVVRSGAGWHVLKLLERRDASAVKVTQTRARHILLRVSPTATAEAQARRLDGIRRQIASGQRKFEDAAREVSEDASAPKGGDLGWVSPGGFVPEFEEAMDRLGPEALSGPVVSRFGVHLIQVMERRESTLDGKEVRERARVALREQKYEQAYLDWARELRNRAYVELREPPQ; translated from the coding sequence ATGACTGACTTGCACCGATTTCCACGCACCCTGCTGGGCCTGTTGCTGGCGCTGGCGTTGGCCGCACCGGCCCTGGCCCAACCTGCGCCTCGCTCGGCGCCGCGGGACGGGGACCACATCGTGGCGGTGGTCAATTCCGAACTGGTCACCTCCAACGAAGTGGAGCAGCGCCTGGCCCGAGCGCGTGACGAAGCCCGGCGCAGCGGCCAGCGCCTGCCTGCCGACGAGGAGCTGCGCCAGCAGGTGCTGGACAGCCTGATCGACGAACGGGTTCAGGTCACCTACGCGCGCGAAGCCGGCAGCAAGGTGGACGAGGCCGAACTCGACCGCGCGGTGGCCGGCGTGGCCACGCAGAACCAACTCAGCGTGGCGCAGCTGCGCCAGCGCCTGGCCAGCGAGGGCATGGACTACGCGCGCTTTCGCAACAACCTGCGCGACCAGTTGCTGATCGAGCGCGTGCGCGACCGCGAACTGCAGTCGCGCATCCGCATCAGCGACGCCGACGTGGAAGCCTTCATCGCGCGCCAGCGTGGCGATGCGGCGGTGGACGAAGAGCTGAACATCGCCCAGATCCTGGTCACCGTGCCCGAAGGCGCCAACGTCACCCAGCAGGCCGACCTGCGTGCCCGCGCCGAACAGGCGCTGGGCCGGGTGCGCTCGGGTGAAGAATTCGCCAAGGTGGCGGCCACGGTGTCGGAGGACGGCAACCGGGCCCAGGGCGGTGAAATCGGCCTGCGCTCGACGTCGCGCCTGCCCGACCTGTTCGTCAACACCGTGCGCGGGCTGCAACCCGGCCAGGTCTACCCCGAAGTCGTGCGCAGCGGCGCCGGCTGGCATGTGCTGAAGCTGCTGGAGCGCCGCGATGCCAGCGCGGTGAAGGTGACGCAGACGCGCGCCCGCCACATCCTGCTGCGCGTGTCGCCCACGGCCACGGCCGAAGCGCAGGCGCGCAGGCTGGACGGCATCCGGCGCCAGATCGCCAGCGGCCAGCGCAAGTTCGAGGACGCGGCGCGCGAGGTGTCCGAAGACGCCAGTGCGCCCAAGGGCGGCGACTTGGGCTGGGTGTCACCCGGTGGCTTCGTGCCCGAATTCGAAGAGGCCATGGACCGCCTGGGCCCCGAGGCGCTGTCCGGCCCGGTGGTGTCGCGTTTCGGCGTGCACCTGATCCAGGTGATGGAGCGCCGCGAATCCACACTGGACGGCAAGGAAGTGCGCGAACGCGCCCGGGTGGCGCTGCGCGAGCAGAAGTACGAACAGGCCTACCTGGACTGGGCGCGCGAGTTGCGCAACCGGGCCTACGTCGAGCTGCGCGAGCCGCCGCAGTGA
- a CDS encoding organic solvent tolerance protein OstA (PFAM: Organic solvent tolerance protein): protein MALAAPAWGAPLQLKLDDELDGPARTGSAAAGGRTRSVVLRANDLRSRPDLDTVAEGDVDFRHAGTMISADRLSYDNADDQVSARGKVLITHDGNTYRGPELRLSVQRFEGYFLSPEFEFARTGAHGRADRVDFLDASRSMAHNASYSSCLASDAAAEPDWILRAERVKLDLETNEGVAEGAQLRFLGVPILAVPVLSFPLSDARRSGWLPPNLNLDSKSGIELGLPYYWNIAPNRDATVTPTVYARRGLALDAEFRYLERQDQGRVELAALPNDRVAGRSRWALQFEHSGRALADLSYQAKVLRVGDDLHWKDFPRQVNGLTPRLLALDFGAQQGLHPGGILAGLKGEIYSRVQDWQVLQTEDTPTAIAAPYQRLPQLGLRLAGTAGPGLRVSLQSEVNRFTLPANSQAALGADGISTVLRPDGWRWHALASVGRPWEAPGWWVRPQFTLNTAVYRTDQAMADGRRQASRSIPTFSVDAGMVFERDSHWFGRQQRQTLEPRLLYVNTPYRDQSSLPKFDTAGRDFNLDSVFAENAFTGVDRVSDAHQITAGVSTRLLDETTGAETLRLGLAQRFLLRDQRVTAGVVNAQGFEPEGDTFTQRFSDLLLEGSSSLVPHWRLDAAVQFSADTSRAVRSILGARYSPGPFRTVSTTYRLARGLSEQLELAWQWPVYRGAAADRTALANAGSGRCQGTLYAVGRINYSLKDSRVTDSIAGLEYDAGCWIARVVGERLSTGRSEATTRLLLQLELVGLSRLGSNPLRVLKDNIPGYQLLREERDNPLSAPQND from the coding sequence ATGGCGCTGGCGGCGCCGGCCTGGGGGGCGCCGCTGCAGCTGAAGCTGGACGACGAACTGGACGGCCCCGCGCGCACCGGCAGCGCGGCAGCGGGCGGGCGCACGCGCTCGGTGGTGCTGCGCGCCAACGACCTGCGCTCGCGCCCCGACCTGGACACGGTGGCCGAGGGCGACGTGGACTTCCGCCACGCCGGCACCATGATCAGCGCCGACCGGTTGAGCTACGACAACGCCGACGACCAGGTCAGCGCACGCGGCAAGGTGCTCATCACCCACGACGGCAACACCTACCGCGGGCCCGAACTGCGCCTGTCGGTGCAGCGCTTCGAGGGCTATTTCCTGTCGCCCGAATTCGAGTTCGCCCGCACCGGCGCGCACGGCCGGGCCGACAGGGTGGACTTTCTCGACGCCTCGCGCTCGATGGCGCACAACGCCAGCTACAGCAGCTGCCTGGCCAGCGACGCGGCGGCCGAGCCGGACTGGATCCTGCGGGCCGAACGGGTGAAGCTGGACCTGGAGACCAACGAAGGCGTGGCCGAAGGGGCGCAGTTGCGCTTCCTGGGCGTGCCCATCCTGGCGGTGCCGGTGCTGAGCTTTCCGCTGTCGGACGCGCGGCGCTCGGGCTGGCTGCCGCCCAACCTGAACCTGGACAGCAAGAGCGGCATCGAGCTGGGCCTGCCCTACTACTGGAACATCGCGCCCAACCGCGACGCCACCGTCACCCCCACCGTCTACGCCCGGCGCGGGCTGGCGCTGGACGCCGAGTTCCGTTACCTGGAGCGCCAGGACCAGGGCCGGGTGGAGCTGGCCGCGCTGCCCAACGACCGGGTGGCCGGCCGTTCGCGCTGGGCCCTGCAGTTCGAGCACAGCGGACGCGCGCTGGCCGACCTGAGCTACCAGGCCAAGGTGCTGCGGGTGGGCGACGACCTGCACTGGAAGGACTTTCCGCGCCAGGTCAACGGCCTCACGCCGCGCCTGCTGGCGCTGGACTTCGGCGCCCAGCAAGGCCTGCACCCGGGCGGGATCCTGGCCGGGCTGAAGGGCGAGATCTACTCGCGCGTGCAGGACTGGCAGGTGCTGCAAACCGAAGACACCCCCACCGCCATCGCGGCGCCCTACCAGCGCCTGCCGCAGCTGGGCCTGCGCCTGGCCGGCACGGCGGGGCCGGGTTTGCGCGTGTCGCTGCAATCGGAGGTCAACCGCTTCACGCTGCCGGCCAACAGCCAGGCTGCGCTGGGCGCCGACGGCATCAGCACCGTGCTGCGCCCCGATGGTTGGCGCTGGCACGCGCTGGCCAGCGTGGGTCGGCCTTGGGAAGCGCCGGGTTGGTGGGTGCGCCCGCAGTTCACGCTGAACACGGCCGTCTACCGCACCGACCAGGCCATGGCCGACGGCCGCCGCCAGGCCAGCCGCAGCATTCCCACCTTCAGCGTGGACGCCGGCATGGTGTTCGAGCGCGACAGCCACTGGTTCGGCCGCCAGCAACGCCAGACCCTGGAGCCGCGCCTGCTGTACGTGAACACGCCCTACCGGGACCAGTCCAGCCTGCCCAAGTTCGACACCGCCGGGCGCGACTTCAACCTGGACTCGGTGTTTGCCGAGAACGCCTTCACCGGCGTGGACCGGGTGTCCGACGCGCACCAGATCACCGCCGGCGTGTCCACGCGGCTGCTGGACGAAACCACCGGCGCCGAAACCCTGCGCCTGGGCCTGGCGCAGCGCTTCCTGCTGCGCGACCAGCGCGTGACTGCCGGGGTGGTGAACGCGCAGGGCTTCGAGCCCGAAGGCGACACCTTCACGCAGCGCTTTTCCGATCTGCTGCTGGAAGGCTCGTCCAGCCTGGTGCCGCACTGGCGGCTGGATGCCGCGGTGCAATTCAGTGCCGACACCTCGCGTGCGGTGCGCTCCATCCTGGGCGCGCGCTACTCGCCGGGGCCGTTTCGCACCGTCAGCACCACCTACCGCCTGGCCCGGGGCCTGAGCGAACAGCTGGAACTGGCCTGGCAGTGGCCGGTCTACCGCGGTGCCGCCGCCGACCGCACCGCGCTGGCCAATGCCGGCAGCGGGCGCTGCCAGGGCACGCTGTACGCCGTGGGCCGCATCAATTACAGCCTGAAGGACAGCCGCGTCACCGACTCCATCGCCGGCCTGGAGTACGACGCCGGCTGCTGGATCGCCCGGGTGGTGGGCGAACGCCTGTCCACCGGCCGCAGCGAGGCCACGACGCGGCTGCTGCTGCAACTGGAACTGGTGGGGCTGTCGCGCCTAGGGTCCAACCCGCTGCGGGTGTTGAAGGACAATATCCCCGGCTACCAACTGTTGCGCGAAGAGCGGGACAACCCCTTGAGCGCACCCCAGAATGACTGA